One genomic region from Xenopus laevis strain J_2021 chromosome 2L, Xenopus_laevis_v10.1, whole genome shotgun sequence encodes:
- the rragc.L gene encoding ras-related GTP-binding protein C produces the protein MSIQYSGEEQLASSYGVADSFPKDFGYGADEPEMDETSASPDSKPRILLMGMRRSGKSSIQKVVFHKMSPNETLFLESTNKIYKDDISNSSFVNFQIWDFPGQVDFFDPTFDYEMIFRGTGALIYVIDAQDDYMEALTRLHATVSKAYKANPDMNFEVFIHKVDGLSDDHKIETQRDIHQRANDDLADAGLEKLHLSFYLTSIYDHSIFEAFSKVVQKLIPQLPTLENLLNIFISNSGIEKAFLFDVVSKIYIATDSSPVDMQSYELCCDMIDVVIDVSCIYSLHADCNGSAYDKESMAIIKLNNTTVLYLKEVTKFLSLVCILREESFERKGLIDYNFHCFRKAIHEVFEVGAASHRTFSQQSSSPNLNAVTHNGTPANAV, from the exons ATGTCTATTCAGTACTCGGGCGAGGAGCAGCTGGCCAGCAGTTACGGGGTGGCGGACTCCTTTCCTAAAGACTTCGGCTACGGGGCGGATGAGCCTGAAATGGATGAGACTTCGGCCTCCCCGGACAGCAAACCTCGTATCCTTCTCATGGGCATGAGGCGAAGCGGAAAGTCCTCAATCCAGAAG GTTGTGTTTCATAAGATGTCTCCAAATGAAAccttatttttggaaagcaccAACAAGATCTACAAGGATGATATCTCCAACAGCTCCTTTGTAAATTTTCAGATATGGGACTTCCCAGGACAGGTGGACTTTTTTGACCCTACCTTTGACTATGAAATGATTTTCAGAGGAACGGGAGCATTAATATATGTGATTGATGCCCAG GATGATTACATGGAAGCATTAACAAGACTGCATGCCACAGTTTCTAAAGCCTACAAAGCAAATCCTGACATGAACTTTGAAGTTTTTATTCACAAAGTAGATGGCTTATCGGATGACCACAAGATAGAAACACAGAGGGATATCCACCAGAGAGCCAATGATGATCTTGCAGATGCTGGACTTGAAAAACTTCATCTTAG CTTTTACCTAACTAGTATCTATGATCACTCAATATTTGAAGCGTTTAGTAAAGTTGTGCAGAAACTTATTCCACAATTACCAACACTAGAAAACCTGCTGAATATATTTATATCG aATTCTGGTATCGAGAAGGCTTTTTTGTTTGATGTGGTCAGTAAAATCTACATTGCCACTGACAGCTCTCCTGTAGACATGCAGTCGTATGAATTGTGCTGTGATATGATAGACGTTGTAATAGATGTATCCTGTATATACAG CTTGCATGCTGATTGTAATGGGAGTGCTTACGACAAGGAATCTATGGCAATTATCAAACTTAACAACACaacagttttatatttaaaagaagtTACAAAATTCCTGTCACTTGTGTGTATCCTTAGAGAAGAGAGCTTTGAAAGGAAAG GTTTAATAGACTACAATTTCCACTGCTTTCGTAAAGCCATTCATGAAGTGTTTGAAGTGGGTGCTGCTTCCCACAGGACCTTCAGCCAGCAATCAAGCAGCCCAAATCTCAATGCTGTGACTCATAATGGTACACCAGCCAATGCTGTCTAA